A single candidate division WOR-3 bacterium DNA region contains:
- a CDS encoding aminotransferase class I/II-fold pyridoxal phosphate-dependent enzyme, producing the protein MSIFLSSRSALIKPSETIRLSGLVKELIAQGADIANLTAGEPDFDTPEHIRKAAEEAIERGFTRYLPASGIKELREIIALRTNEFISQKYNFQNVVVCAGCKNAIFNALMATCEPGDEVIIPSPYWVSYPYLVQLTGANPVFIDTKDTDYLLDPEKLSEKITDKTKAIFVNTPSNPVGNVYSIDVLKSLWEVIKKHEKILVI; encoded by the coding sequence ATGTCCATTTTCTTGTCATCGAGGTCTGCGCTCATAAAACCTTCAGAGACCATAAGACTTTCAGGACTCGTAAAAGAACTCATAGCTCAGGGAGCTGATATCGCGAATTTGACCGCTGGAGAACCTGATTTTGACACACCGGAGCATATTCGTAAAGCCGCCGAGGAGGCTATTGAAAGAGGATTTACGAGGTATCTGCCGGCCTCCGGAATAAAAGAACTCAGGGAAATAATAGCGCTGAGAACAAATGAATTTATCTCCCAAAAATACAATTTTCAAAATGTGGTGGTCTGCGCGGGCTGTAAAAACGCAATATTCAACGCTTTGATGGCTACATGCGAACCAGGGGACGAGGTGATTATACCTTCTCCTTATTGGGTTAGTTACCCCTACCTTGTACAATTGACTGGTGCAAATCCCGTATTCATTGATACAAAAGACACAGACTATCTTCTCGACCCTGAAAAACTCTCAGAAAAAATCACGGATAAAACAAAAGCCATCTTCGTCAACACGCCCTCCAACCCGGTGGGAAATGTCTATTCTATTGATGTTTTGAAGTCTCTATGGGAAGTTATAAAAAAACACGAAAAAATATTGGTGATCT
- the coaD gene encoding pantetheine-phosphate adenylyltransferase, which produces MRKNKNSAIYPGSFDPVTNGHLDIVRRASGIFQNLIILVADNPSKKYVFNAEDRKDFIIKAIGETKEISVEIHKGLLAEYIQKSNVNIVIRGLRFVSDFEYELSLALMNRKLNSSIETIFLAPREELIYLSSTMVKEIASFGGDVSQWVPNCVQGALESKYKLKKK; this is translated from the coding sequence ATGCGGAAAAATAAAAATTCCGCGATCTACCCGGGGTCATTTGACCCTGTGACAAACGGCCATTTGGATATTGTCCGAAGAGCTTCGGGTATTTTTCAGAATTTGATTATACTCGTAGCCGACAACCCGAGCAAAAAATACGTGTTCAACGCAGAAGACAGAAAAGACTTCATTATAAAAGCCATTGGAGAAACTAAAGAGATCAGCGTCGAAATCCACAAAGGCCTTCTCGCGGAATATATTCAAAAAAGCAACGTCAACATTGTCATTCGCGGACTCAGGTTTGTCTCCGATTTTGAATACGAACTATCTCTCGCCCTGATGAACAGAAAGTTAAATTCAAGCATAGAAACTATATTTCTCGCTCCGAGAGAAGAACTGATTTATTTGAGCTCAACAATGGTCAAAGAAATCGCTTCGTTTGGAGGAGACGTCAGCCAATGGGTCCCTAATTGTGTGCAGGGTGCTCTGGAATCGAAATACAAATTGAAAAAAAAATAA
- a CDS encoding RsmD family RNA methyltransferase, with the protein MTVQTKIVAGILKNRPLKGVGSGVRPMTAYMRKRMFDKISDFIIGKNVLDLFSGSGAIGFEALSRGCSRVVFVENDSKRAVYISEISKKWKIEDRIKVFKSDVLSFSCGERFNPIFVDPPYAFEKIGELALKIIQFSETGAKVIWHTNRDLYLPDSFVLDDFVETGGKKLFFFEIQNAEK; encoded by the coding sequence TTGACAGTTCAAACAAAAATAGTAGCCGGGATTCTCAAGAACAGACCTCTCAAGGGCGTGGGTTCAGGAGTCAGGCCAATGACTGCTTACATGAGAAAAAGGATGTTCGACAAAATTTCAGATTTTATAATCGGTAAAAATGTTTTGGATCTTTTTTCCGGGTCCGGGGCCATAGGGTTTGAGGCTTTATCGAGAGGCTGTTCCAGGGTTGTTTTTGTCGAAAATGACTCCAAAAGGGCTGTTTATATTTCTGAAATTTCTAAAAAATGGAAAATAGAAGACAGGATAAAAGTTTTCAAATCCGATGTTTTAAGCTTTTCGTGCGGGGAGAGGTTCAATCCGATTTTTGTCGACCCGCCATATGCTTTTGAAAAAATCGGAGAATTGGCGCTGAAAATAATCCAGTTTTCTGAAACAGGTGCCAAAGTTATCTGGCACACAAATAGGGATTTATATTTGCCCGACAGTTTTGTTTTAGATGATTTTGTTGAAACCGGAGGTAAAAAATTGTTTTTCTTCGAGATCCAAAATGCGGAAAAATAA
- a CDS encoding D-glycerate dehydrogenase, producing MIPGAGLDILKKYFGGYQLPTDPTQAIPREELCEKIKGKDALLCLLTDKIDSEVLRYADNLRIIANYAVGFDNIDLKSAGEKKILVTNTPGVLTEATADLTFALLLSVVRRITEADRFVRQGNFKGWAPELLIGGDLNGKILGIIGLGRIGRAVAKRASCFGMRIVYHSRTRDEDFEKSYGAEFQEVEDLIRQSDIVTLHAPLTKETYHMIDAKKIGQMKRNAYIVNTARGPLIDEKSLCEALKNRAIAGAALDVFEREPEVERDLMELKNVVLAPHIGSASKETRDKMAIIAAESIVRYFEGELPYNSVNPEVTK from the coding sequence ATGATTCCCGGGGCAGGTCTGGATATACTGAAAAAATATTTTGGAGGATACCAGCTCCCTACCGATCCAACTCAAGCAATACCGAGAGAGGAATTGTGTGAAAAGATAAAGGGGAAAGACGCTCTTTTATGCCTGTTAACGGACAAAATTGACTCTGAAGTCCTGCGTTACGCCGACAATCTCAGAATTATCGCCAATTATGCCGTTGGTTTCGACAATATTGATCTTAAATCCGCCGGCGAGAAAAAAATTCTTGTCACGAACACTCCGGGAGTTCTGACCGAAGCGACTGCCGACCTCACCTTTGCACTGCTTCTCTCGGTTGTCCGAAGGATAACTGAAGCTGACAGGTTCGTCAGACAAGGCAACTTCAAGGGGTGGGCTCCCGAACTTTTGATAGGAGGAGACCTAAACGGAAAAATTCTGGGAATAATCGGTCTCGGAAGAATAGGCAGGGCTGTAGCCAAAAGAGCGTCTTGTTTTGGCATGAGGATAGTTTATCACTCGAGAACAAGAGACGAAGATTTTGAAAAATCCTACGGTGCTGAATTCCAAGAAGTCGAGGATTTGATAAGACAATCGGATATTGTCACGCTGCACGCGCCTTTGACGAAAGAAACCTACCACATGATAGACGCAAAAAAAATAGGTCAGATGAAAAGAAACGCCTACATAGTCAATACTGCGAGAGGCCCTTTGATAGACGAAAAATCTCTTTGTGAAGCTTTGAAGAATAGAGCTATAGCAGGAGCCGCCTTAGACGTCTTCGAAAGGGAACCCGAGGTCGAAAGAGACCTTATGGAACTGAAAAACGTCGTCTTGGCTCCGCATATAGGAAGCGCTTCCAAAGAGACGAGGGATAAAATGGCGATCATTGCCGCCGAGAGCATAGTCAGGTACTTCGAAGGCGAACTGCCATACAACTCCGTAAACCCTGAGGTGACGAAATGA
- a CDS encoding HDIG domain-containing protein — translation MTREEALKLIDENIKNENLKKHLFAVEACMKGLAEHFGGDASDWAMAGILHDIDYDMTKDNPELHGKIGREMLSSKGLKEEILNAIENHCKPEPPEDLMSLCLYAVDPFTGLAIASALMHPDKKIGSIDREFIKKRFKEKRFAAGANRDQIMTIEKTNLKFEDFIDVCLKSMAEISGALGL, via the coding sequence ATGACCAGGGAAGAAGCTTTGAAGTTGATAGATGAAAACATAAAAAACGAAAACTTAAAAAAACATCTTTTTGCTGTAGAGGCTTGCATGAAAGGATTGGCCGAGCACTTCGGCGGGGATGCGTCCGATTGGGCTATGGCGGGAATACTTCACGATATCGACTACGACATGACCAAAGATAATCCTGAGCTGCACGGCAAGATTGGAAGAGAAATGTTGTCATCCAAGGGGTTGAAAGAAGAAATTTTAAACGCCATCGAAAACCATTGTAAACCCGAACCGCCGGAGGACTTAATGTCACTCTGCCTTTACGCGGTCGATCCTTTTACCGGTCTTGCGATCGCCTCGGCTCTGATGCACCCTGATAAAAAGATCGGATCTATAGACAGAGAATTTATTAAAAAAAGATTCAAAGAAAAAAGATTCGCGGCCGGGGCGAACAGAGACCAAATAATGACCATAGAAAAGACAAATCTTAAATTTGAAGATTTTATTGATGTATGTTTGAAATCTATGGCTGAAATTTCGGGAGCTCTTGGCCTGTGA
- a CDS encoding aminopeptidase P family protein: MVTPLDKLRAKMLQNGWDCCVVSKILDIYFVLNPKKFINFIETRALLLVFLDDLFLISDPSSIELFRVLTDTDFKSVKSSWKSSYETGGFFLSELSQVLKDKKSETVLAVDNQFLRKDIKTHFSCRNLGSTLSMIASEKENWQLDSISEAYRIMKTAVERFIPRLKEGITEIQARNIVDEELHNTGAERLGVPTIVSFSNSSSFPDPVPTSQKLCLGDMVMYEISAGIRTEAPIFGRTSFFNEPEVEKLEVLNKALDAYRKMIDWIEVGKIAGKAFEFISEKLGSLSDYIMTVSGFSLGASSDYFYLAPLSKHTFRENEALVALLSLNIPDFGILRFSDTILVSSPNEVLTPFDYKLVV, encoded by the coding sequence ATGGTAACCCCTTTAGACAAATTAAGAGCCAAAATGCTTCAAAACGGCTGGGATTGTTGCGTGGTGTCAAAAATTTTGGATATTTACTTTGTATTGAACCCTAAAAAATTCATCAACTTTATCGAGACAAGAGCTCTTCTGCTTGTTTTTTTAGACGATTTGTTTTTGATATCAGATCCGTCTTCGATTGAGCTTTTCAGGGTTTTGACTGACACGGATTTTAAATCCGTCAAAAGCTCTTGGAAAAGTAGCTATGAAACTGGCGGTTTTTTCCTGAGTGAATTATCACAGGTGCTGAAGGATAAAAAATCAGAGACAGTTCTGGCTGTTGACAACCAGTTTTTGAGGAAAGATATTAAAACCCATTTTTCATGCAGAAATTTAGGATCTACCCTGTCTATGATCGCGTCTGAAAAAGAAAATTGGCAGTTGGATTCGATATCCGAAGCGTACAGAATAATGAAAACAGCCGTCGAAAGGTTTATTCCTCGGCTCAAAGAGGGAATCACAGAGATTCAGGCCAGGAACATTGTCGATGAGGAACTCCATAATACGGGCGCCGAAAGACTCGGCGTTCCAACAATTGTCAGTTTTTCAAACTCTTCAAGTTTTCCAGACCCCGTTCCCACATCACAGAAACTATGCCTCGGCGACATGGTCATGTATGAGATTTCAGCAGGCATAAGAACAGAAGCTCCGATATTCGGAAGGACTTCATTTTTTAATGAACCTGAAGTGGAAAAACTCGAAGTTTTAAACAAAGCTCTTGACGCTTACAGAAAGATGATTGACTGGATAGAAGTGGGCAAAATCGCCGGAAAAGCCTTTGAATTCATTTCTGAAAAACTCGGATCTCTTTCGGATTATATTATGACTGTATCCGGATTCAGCCTCGGAGCGTCATCTGATTATTTTTATCTGGCGCCTTTGAGCAAACATACTTTTCGCGAAAATGAAGCCTTGGTGGCTTTGCTGTCGTTGAATATCCCGGATTTCGGCATATTGAGGTTTTCAGACACGATTTTAGTGTCAAGCCCGAATGAAGTATTGACTCCGTTCGATTATAAATTGGTGGTTTAA
- a CDS encoding SUMF1/EgtB/PvdO family nonheme iron enzyme, with the protein MKYDKTFKSSQPRIMTEKNMNLWEMVLIPAGNFKMGSTNGLEDEIPQHNAFTDNFYIDKYEVTCYQYMVFCELTGHPKPENWPGGYLALSKYFEPVRFISYQDAEDYAEWLGKTIPTETQWEKAARGVDGRVYPWGDDWFDDAARTIEDKFSLPQFVGWHGDYSASPYGVLDMAGNVFEWTSTWYNAYPNSSAESEYFGSIVKVIRGGSFENSKELASTTYRGIAYPNIVYSNIGFRCAFIPPNREELPPTIIILPDGTVQW; encoded by the coding sequence GTGAAATACGATAAAACATTTAAATCTTCACAGCCCAGGATAATGACCGAAAAAAACATGAATTTGTGGGAAATGGTCTTGATCCCCGCCGGAAATTTTAAAATGGGTTCAACAAATGGTTTAGAAGATGAAATCCCGCAGCACAACGCTTTCACCGACAATTTTTACATAGACAAATACGAAGTGACTTGTTACCAGTACATGGTTTTTTGTGAATTGACCGGTCATCCCAAACCGGAGAATTGGCCAGGCGGTTACCTGGCTTTGAGCAAATATTTCGAACCGGTGAGATTCATCAGTTACCAAGACGCCGAAGACTACGCAGAATGGCTTGGAAAGACTATTCCCACGGAAACACAGTGGGAAAAAGCCGCTCGGGGTGTAGACGGGCGGGTTTATCCATGGGGTGACGACTGGTTTGATGACGCCGCAAGAACCATAGAAGATAAATTCAGCCTTCCGCAATTCGTCGGTTGGCATGGAGACTATTCTGCCAGCCCTTACGGAGTCTTGGACATGGCTGGAAATGTTTTTGAGTGGACATCGACATGGTACAACGCCTACCCTAACAGCTCGGCGGAAAGCGAGTATTTCGGAAGCATTGTGAAGGTTATAAGAGGCGGTTCTTTTGAGAACTCAAAAGAGCTCGCTTCAACCACCTACCGGGGCATAGCTTATCCTAACATCGTATACTCAAACATAGGTTTTAGATGCGCATTCATCCCTCCAAACAGAGAAGAACTTCCACCGACAATAATCATATTGCCGGATGGAACCGTGCAATGGTAA
- a CDS encoding amino acid permease produces the protein MNSLKKDLGFLEIYCIATGTMISSGIFILPGLAFSKTGPAVFVSYLFSGILALLGLLSIVELSSAMPKAGGDYFYITRSLGPLTGTISGLISWLGLSMKTAFAVIGIAEILFIILGVNVYFSAVTLSVFFVFLNIIGVKDSAIFQSIVVVGLVLIVSFYIIVGIGNIDIMRFERFSSGGINSIMKTSGFVFVAYGGLLKITTVAEEVKNPRKNLPLGLFVSLFTVIVFYSLMSMVAVGTLTPDSLSGSLTPIADSAKTFSGGFGYYALTLAAMLAFISTGNAGIMAASRYPYALSRDKLLPKIFGKIPSHPRTPVFAVVLTGIIIVSAFFLKLENLVKVASTSIILTYILIQISLIVLRESRIENYQPTFKSPLYPWLQILSVILYCFLIVDMGIKTVLTSMALVFTAVIFYFAYGRIKNKNEYALLHLVERITNKKMHSDSLELELKKVISDRDEIVFDRFDKLIDNALVYDIDAEMNLEELFSMISEDVADKLNADTETIKKSFMDRENLASTAITPFVAIPHIIVEGEKIFEIIVARSLKGLVFSEEKSSVRAVFVVIGSLDERNFHLQALSAIAQIVLNRKFEKRWLNCKNLQAIKNLIQLSERRRFE, from the coding sequence ATGAACTCCCTGAAAAAAGACCTCGGTTTTTTGGAAATTTACTGCATAGCTACAGGGACCATGATAAGTTCCGGAATCTTTATTTTGCCGGGTTTGGCGTTTTCAAAGACAGGCCCTGCGGTTTTCGTCTCTTATTTATTTTCGGGAATCCTCGCGTTGCTCGGTTTGCTGAGCATTGTGGAATTGTCCTCGGCGATGCCGAAAGCCGGAGGCGATTATTTTTATATAACGAGAAGTCTGGGACCTCTGACGGGCACTATAAGCGGCTTGATAAGCTGGCTGGGTTTGTCCATGAAAACGGCTTTTGCGGTTATTGGTATTGCCGAAATTCTGTTTATCATTTTAGGAGTCAACGTATATTTTTCAGCAGTCACTTTGTCCGTTTTCTTTGTTTTTCTCAACATAATCGGCGTAAAAGACTCAGCGATTTTCCAAAGCATCGTTGTGGTAGGCCTGGTGCTGATCGTATCATTTTACATAATTGTCGGTATTGGAAACATTGATATAATGCGCTTTGAGAGATTTTCCTCGGGCGGAATCAACTCCATAATGAAGACGAGCGGATTTGTCTTTGTCGCTTACGGAGGGCTTCTTAAAATAACTACTGTGGCCGAAGAAGTTAAAAACCCCAGAAAGAACTTGCCGCTTGGATTATTTGTTTCACTCTTCACAGTAATCGTTTTTTATTCTCTTATGTCTATGGTCGCGGTCGGTACGTTAACTCCAGATTCTCTGTCGGGAAGTCTGACTCCGATAGCCGATTCGGCAAAAACCTTCTCCGGTGGGTTCGGTTATTACGCGCTGACTTTAGCGGCTATGCTCGCTTTTATTTCAACTGGTAACGCCGGAATTATGGCGGCTTCTAGGTATCCTTATGCTCTTTCGAGAGATAAATTACTGCCTAAAATTTTTGGAAAGATTCCTTCTCATCCGAGAACTCCTGTTTTCGCGGTAGTTTTGACAGGGATAATAATTGTTTCAGCTTTTTTTCTGAAACTTGAAAACTTGGTCAAAGTGGCTTCGACGAGTATTATTCTGACTTATATACTGATACAGATATCTTTGATTGTATTGAGGGAAAGCCGGATCGAAAACTACCAGCCGACCTTTAAAAGTCCTCTTTATCCATGGCTGCAAATACTGAGCGTGATACTATACTGTTTTTTGATAGTTGACATGGGAATAAAGACTGTTCTGACCAGTATGGCTCTGGTGTTCACCGCCGTCATATTTTACTTCGCGTACGGAAGAATCAAGAATAAAAACGAATACGCTCTTTTGCATCTTGTAGAGAGAATAACGAATAAAAAAATGCATTCTGATTCTCTCGAGCTCGAACTAAAAAAAGTAATCTCCGACAGAGACGAAATCGTTTTCGACAGATTCGACAAACTCATTGACAACGCCCTTGTTTATGACATCGACGCTGAAATGAATCTTGAAGAACTCTTTTCTATGATTTCCGAAGACGTAGCGGATAAATTAAACGCCGACACGGAAACGATAAAAAAATCTTTTATGGATAGAGAAAATCTGGCTTCGACCGCAATCACTCCTTTTGTCGCGATTCCTCACATTATAGTCGAAGGTGAAAAAATTTTTGAAATAATCGTAGCGAGATCCCTTAAGGGCCTGGTGTTTTCAGAAGAAAAAAGCTCTGTCAGAGCCGTGTTTGTTGTTATCGGATCGTTGGACGAAAGAAACTTCCACCTTCAAGCGCTTTCAGCTATCGCCCAGATAGTGCTGAACAGAAAATTCGAGAAAAGGTGGCTTAATTGCAAGAATCTTCAAGCTATCAAAAACCTTATACAATTGAGCGAGAGAAGACGTTTTGAATAG
- a CDS encoding S8 family serine peptidase, with amino-acid sequence MKCRLILACLAVFIATTAVAGAMVHKPGEVIVKFRNSSRDEITFEVADGLVSSNIPSLNSIFSEYEIVSYDQLIPDYDYGRNIDYGLDLIYVFSSTRDDRAVSSVNAFTHNPWVDFCELNFQMEMAGITPFNSWEPFLTPNDPSYSSQWFLPNIQAPAAWDIQTGNHSHIVAIVDDACEKGHADLAGNYITGYDYVSNDNDPTPPNASYDHGTHCSGCAAAVTNNSTGISSIGFGIGLIGIRTELNVSAIVQGINFSAQNGADAISMSWVASSPISSIATAINDAYNNYDVVCVAAAGNYNTSSPYYPAAGDNTIAVAATNSSNQKANFSNYGTWIDISAPGVNIYSTVPFGTYAYMDGTSMACPITAGLITLMRCQFPGENNTQIIQRLYDAADSMPSCSYYNSGYMGAGKINAYASVQGTAPDTSITVTAPNGGEHWYIGSSHNITWTDNNVSNFDVHYSTNNGSTWISVASNVTGNSRSWTIPNAPSSQCLVRVRDYNHPSTVYDVSDAVFTIETEPASQCDTLTYWDWGTVGTTFNYGDPPEWMGMGVRFTPTELSPYSGRYIERVLFMLSDGSNPANDAKFYIFGDGSSTNPGDTLLMSSFSVTGSEQWYDIALGANHVPINATGDMWVLVGFTYANSSSYPFPANENSYIADKSDWAWTNTGGWEELADFSYYYGWPVGVVVCLQNGVEEVIIPGREVQLALSAKYDFTRNSVRVDYFLPSSGLVSLKAFDVTGREVATAYEGQKTAGGHSIDLPAGNMPTGSYIYLLTTEYGKVYSKVFIFE; translated from the coding sequence TTGAAGTGTCGATTGATTTTAGCATGTTTGGCGGTTTTTATCGCTACGACTGCTGTAGCAGGTGCTATGGTACACAAACCCGGTGAAGTGATTGTAAAATTCAGAAACAGCTCCAGAGATGAAATCACATTCGAAGTGGCCGACGGTCTCGTATCGTCGAATATCCCTTCGTTGAATTCAATATTTTCGGAGTACGAAATCGTATCCTACGATCAATTGATCCCGGATTACGATTACGGCAGAAACATAGACTACGGTTTGGATTTAATCTATGTTTTCTCTTCAACGCGAGACGATAGAGCTGTTTCCAGCGTAAATGCTTTTACGCACAACCCCTGGGTCGATTTCTGCGAACTGAACTTTCAAATGGAAATGGCGGGGATAACGCCTTTTAATTCATGGGAACCTTTTCTCACTCCCAATGATCCATCTTATTCGAGTCAGTGGTTTTTACCCAACATCCAGGCTCCAGCGGCTTGGGACATCCAGACAGGGAACCATTCTCACATAGTGGCAATAGTCGATGATGCCTGCGAAAAAGGACACGCGGATCTCGCCGGAAATTACATTACGGGGTACGACTATGTCAGCAACGATAACGACCCGACTCCACCTAACGCTAGTTATGATCACGGAACACACTGTTCAGGATGTGCCGCCGCAGTGACAAACAACTCGACTGGAATTTCTTCTATAGGATTCGGCATCGGACTGATAGGAATCAGGACAGAACTTAACGTTTCAGCGATAGTCCAGGGAATCAACTTTTCAGCGCAAAACGGAGCGGATGCTATCTCGATGAGCTGGGTCGCCAGTTCTCCAATTTCATCAATAGCGACCGCCATCAACGACGCCTACAACAATTACGATGTAGTCTGTGTAGCCGCTGCCGGAAATTACAACACGTCTTCTCCATACTATCCAGCGGCTGGAGACAACACTATAGCCGTAGCCGCTACAAATTCTTCAAACCAGAAAGCAAATTTTTCCAACTACGGGACATGGATAGATATATCAGCGCCAGGAGTCAACATATACTCGACAGTGCCCTTTGGAACATACGCCTACATGGACGGAACATCGATGGCCTGCCCCATTACAGCGGGTCTCATCACATTGATGAGATGCCAATTCCCCGGTGAAAATAACACACAGATTATTCAAAGGCTCTACGACGCTGCCGACTCCATGCCTTCCTGCAGTTACTACAACAGTGGGTACATGGGAGCCGGAAAGATAAACGCCTACGCTTCGGTGCAGGGGACAGCGCCCGACACTTCGATAACCGTCACGGCACCAAACGGTGGGGAGCATTGGTATATAGGATCTTCGCACAACATAACATGGACAGACAATAATGTCTCAAATTTTGACGTTCACTACAGCACGAACAACGGATCGACTTGGATTTCTGTCGCGAGCAACGTGACGGGCAATTCAAGGTCATGGACGATTCCCAACGCTCCTTCTTCACAATGCCTTGTCAGAGTGAGAGATTACAATCACCCTTCAACTGTTTATGACGTCAGCGACGCTGTTTTCACGATTGAAACAGAACCGGCATCACAGTGCGACACATTGACTTATTGGGACTGGGGAACTGTTGGAACAACTTTTAATTACGGAGATCCCCCGGAATGGATGGGGATGGGAGTGAGGTTTACACCCACGGAATTGTCACCCTATTCGGGACGTTATATCGAAAGGGTGTTGTTCATGCTTTCTGACGGAAGCAACCCCGCAAACGACGCGAAATTTTACATTTTTGGCGACGGGTCTTCGACCAACCCCGGCGACACTTTGCTCATGTCGTCTTTTTCGGTTACAGGTTCCGAACAATGGTATGATATCGCTCTCGGAGCGAACCACGTACCCATCAACGCCACAGGAGACATGTGGGTTCTCGTCGGTTTCACATACGCAAATTCTTCGTCGTATCCGTTCCCGGCAAATGAGAATTCCTACATAGCAGACAAGAGCGACTGGGCTTGGACAAATACCGGAGGTTGGGAAGAACTCGCAGATTTCAGTTATTACTATGGCTGGCCTGTCGGTGTCGTAGTGTGTCTGCAAAATGGAGTTGAGGAAGTCATTATACCCGGCAGAGAAGTGCAGCTTGCATTGTCGGCAAAATATGACTTCACCCGAAATTCAGTGAGAGTGGACTACTTTCTGCCGTCTTCCGGACTCGTCTCACTCAAAGCTTTTGACGTGACGGGAAGAGAGGTAGCGACCGCCTACGAAGGTCAGAAGACCGCGGGAGGTCATTCAATTGATTTACCCGCCGGAAACATGCCCACGGGAAGTTACATCTATTTGTTGACAACTGAATACGGAAAAGTTTATTCTAAAGTTTTTATTTTTGAATAA
- a CDS encoding HEAT repeat domain-containing protein, translating to MIFLTTFFLPFFVSSTDLTVLDSLFVRASVGRYDWIELNEPARESFARMEGDYVLDFLTSKLKHASAREFLAITEIFKIMGIRTRERLLSLMENEDEDLKISAVYISGEMEDSFLINRASNLSQDENWRVRANVARILGNSCDPFLIPVIKDMLDDFYPTVRLNALVSLGKFDDLPFDVLLRTADLLCDSNLFVREKAVEILLIEDSISAEILLQNSDFYLDESRDQFLVFFMKSSHSEAVKVLESFLTTASDIENTAVSINLKFYNPDLWNALENFWTGSSSNINSETGE from the coding sequence TTGATTTTTTTAACGACGTTTTTTTTGCCTTTTTTTGTCTCTTCAACAGACCTGACCGTATTAGACAGCCTTTTCGTCAGGGCATCGGTCGGAAGATACGACTGGATAGAACTCAACGAACCCGCTAGAGAATCTTTCGCCCGGATGGAAGGAGACTACGTCCTCGATTTTTTGACTTCCAAACTCAAACATGCTTCCGCCAGAGAATTTTTAGCCATAACAGAGATTTTCAAAATCATGGGCATCCGAACCCGGGAGCGGCTGCTTTCTCTTATGGAAAATGAAGATGAAGACTTGAAGATCTCAGCTGTCTACATTTCAGGCGAAATGGAAGACTCCTTTCTAATAAACAGAGCCTCAAATCTTTCTCAAGACGAAAACTGGAGGGTCAGGGCAAACGTAGCGAGAATTCTCGGCAATTCATGCGACCCCTTTTTAATCCCTGTGATAAAAGATATGTTGGATGATTTCTACCCCACGGTAAGGCTCAACGCTCTCGTCTCACTCGGCAAATTTGATGATTTACCTTTTGATGTTCTGCTGAGAACAGCCGACCTTTTATGCGACTCGAATTTATTTGTCCGTGAAAAAGCCGTTGAAATACTTCTGATAGAAGATTCAATTTCTGCAGAGATTTTACTTCAAAACAGCGATTTTTACCTCGATGAATCGAGAGATCAATTTCTTGTTTTTTTCATGAAATCTTCACACTCTGAAGCCGTAAAAGTCTTAGAGAGTTTTTTGACAACAGCTTCAGACATTGAAAATACCGCCGTTTCAATAAATTTGAAATTTTACAACCCCGATCTATGGAATGCTCTGGAAAATTTTTGGACTGGTTCGAGTTCGAACATCAACAGCGAAACTGGAGAATAA